The Vitis vinifera cultivar Pinot Noir 40024 chromosome 18, ASM3070453v1 region AGAGGTCTCATTCCCTCATATATATTGAATCTTCCGGACTGCAACAAGGGTTTAGGAAAATGGGTATATTGAAGTTACCAAAGGCAAGGAGAAGTTATAGGGTGTCAGGCATTTTCCCCTGCTAGGTGGGTCGCTTACTTGTATGTGTCATCTAGTTAAACAATATATTATCTTCACTTCTTTTTTGTAACAACAATATGCTCTCTACAAAGGAGCAGGGAAGATTATGCTATAAAATATTCAACAAgcaaatcaaattaaatctaATCACAACTCTTGAGACGTCAGGTAATGAAGGAAGCCTAGTTGCAATGTTGGTTAATTAATATAACTACATGAACAAGGGAAGGAGGAAATTCTGACAAAAGAGTCATTCATTTAAGTGAAGTATAAGATCATGTCGTCCCTAATGctaaaaagaggaaaagagaaAGCAACAAATGATTGAGTTGGAGAATATAAAGTCTAAGTGTTTGGTTAGATTGACAATTCTGAATAAAAATTTCAAGGTGTCTTATAACTTTACTTTCTAAATCCTTTCTCAAACGACTTGCCTAATGAAGATCAACATGTAGAAACTACTTAGAGACCAAGGTATGTGCTTGAGGTTGTAGATGGATAAAATTGAATcaaccaagtttttcaaattgtatttttcttaaattattttttaaaaggagtTGAGAAGGCCAAGGCAACAATTTTTTAACTAGGTGTTTATGTGTTATGTTTAAGAACCAATCCATATTTGGGTAAGATCAATCCAAATTTGGTTGGATCTTTTCCAAACCGTTGCATTGagaatttcctttctttttaaatccaaaGGTTTTCAATTTAGGGTAGGGAACACCATAAACTGTAGTAGTCATCTCTCACTCCTATCGagctttctctctttttatacCAAATTAGGAGTGTTTAGCTATCAATAAAATCTCCTTTCTCCCTTGATTTCCAAATCGTTTTTCAtaggattttcttaaaaattagttGGTTCTTCTATTTCATTCATCTCTTTCAAGAAGAGGTCGAAATCAAACTTGGTATAAACTTCAAATATGTTCTCAAAGATGAAAGTATGTAATTGACTGAGAAGGTGTTGGTTAAATAGTCCATGAAGGATTGGTAAACTTAAGCTAGGTAAATCTTTATACATATTGGTTGTTTTTCatggtgaaatttttttattgttgataCATAGATACATGATTTTTTATCTCTTAGgatatttttcacataaaaatctAGTGTtaatatctctctctctcttattttctaattattggCTTCATTTGTTACTTGAGCATATATATTGGATAGATGAAAATTGGCAAAACAAagatgaaattttcaaaaaaattggagCAACGAGATTTCGCCCCACATCATATTGAGCCCCTCCAACACAATATTTCACCAAAAAATCAGTGAAATATTGGAgtatcatcaataaatcaatagaacagtaacaaatttcaaaaaaaaatgtagcaATGAGAGTTTGCCCTACGTATCATATCGATACCTTCCAACAAGCGATATTTCACAgaaaattaatgatattttgtGACGTTTTCAACACTAGTTATGCTAGCTTTTGGAGTGGGTCCATTTAGTTCAACATGGTCAGACAACCTCAAAGTCTTAGATCTTCTCATTAATTGCCCAAGGTTTGTCCAATCAATGGATTCTAATCAAGCACTATTTTTTAGGCTTGGTATTGGGGTTCTAGTTATTGCCAAGGCCGATCGCGGATTCGAATTGTTCAGGAGACTTATCACATTTTGTTCGTCCATTCTAGGCCATAGATCTTGGGCCATGTTTTTCGAGCTCCAAGCTCATTCAAAAGGGTCAGACCTAGTCAATACCCATCTCAAGAGCAAAGATACCAAGGATGGTTAGGCAACATCCTCTGAGAGGGAAGCTCCATCCCACTTGAGTTGGACTTTAATTGGAAGAAACTCAAAATTCAGAAGTTCAAAGTGGCTGCCATGTGGCTCCATCCCACTGTCAAAGCAATCGTGTAATGATAAGAACAATGCTAAGTGCCAATGTCGAGAGCCACATGCTTCCTCATTTAAGCCCTTTATAAATACATACTACTTCATTTTCACTTTCTATCTTCTACTTTCTAAGTCTTTATCATTTCTTCTGTCTACCATCACTCTATACCATCGGTGCCTTCAACGAACGTTTCTAAATACTTTTCAGGTGACTTATATTTAGGTGTCTTCCTTTCTCCCTTTTTCCCaattgttttgttttgattATCTTCAGTCTGGTGAACTACTACATAGTGGCATTCCCATGACAGTGGCCACTATGAGGGGTGACTACCATTGGCACTGCTTTGGGCTACTGCCTTTCAAGCCATCATTGATGATGTTGTCAACATTGTTAGCAATGATAGTGATGGTGGCTCCTGGGGCCACTCCCTTCACTTtctgtattttactttattttactttGCTTTTCCTAGATAGGGGTAATCAGCTATGGCTCAGGCCCTATGTGCATCGTGAAGAGTTTTGCCTCTTGTTGCTCCTAGTCTAAACGCTTATGCATGACTAGATCACAAGCGGCTATTAGGCTTTGCCTTCACTCACCCACTCTTCTTCAATTTAGATAGTGTCAAAGCTACCTAACATGTACTATAAGATGAAAAGTGAAGAGTAACAACTTATTAACTAATGGTGGTGTCATTCTTACGTTCGGGCTAAGTCATCTCGATGCTCCATTTTTTCTATGCAATCTAGCAAAACTAAGCAGGTTGCATAGTTCCAAACAAAATATGCCATTTCGGAGACCATACTGGCATCCAATTCTTGACCTACCTTGATGAAATGGAGTTTGAAACCCGATTGGGATATAGTGGAAACCTCCATATTGGACAACCAATTTGAAGATTGTACTTCCCTTATGAATCCCACTTTGAACAACTAAAATTCTTACTTAACAATCTCCCTTTTTCAAACAACTGAATTTCTTATCTTTTGTTAAGCTATGATGGACTTGTTTTCTACATTGAGATGATGAATGCCATAGCCTTAGCCTCTTTAACATCCCAAGGAACACACACAGATAACTTTTCAAAAGAGTGGTCAATTCCTCCCTTTCGTGTGACATTAGGCTTTTCCTAAGGCACACTTTCCTTCTAAATGGATACTCTGCTAAGCTTACCATTTACATGTCTTCTACGGTGAAGAAAAAATCCCCTTTCCTTCTCACCACATACTATAATTGTCATAACTCCTAAGTGTCAATATCTATCTTTTTAAAGGCTCCTTGTAAAGCTCTGCAATAACTTGATCACCTAATATATCCATAACCCCGTAAAGAGTAGCAAATAACATCTTCTGATGATAAAGGAATTGCCTTCATTTGGTGTATCCATGTTCTCCCAGGAATTGCATGATAAGACAAGCTAAAATTGACAATTAAGAATATCACCATATTAGTGACTGAGCCTACACTAACAAACAAGACAAGATGGTGTATAGTCAAATTCCAACAATTAGGGTCATGTTGATAACACATTAAAGCACAGCCACtatcattatatttttcttaaagacTCTAACTTGACAGTTTAGTTAACAACACTTGGTTGGCCCTAATCACATTACAACAAATGTGAGATTTAGTTTTAAGAGAATTTCATTGGAGGTCACAATATATGGTTGCAAAAGATCCATAAATATCTTTATATACCtatgatttaattaaataatacaaagataatgattatatttcaaagTGCTAATAGCTCGGACAATAAATATACTCTTGCTTGTCTTATGAGAACTTCTGATGAATTGTTGAATCATTGAACAAATTGGCATTTATTATTGGAAGGAATGTAACAAAGAACCTTGCTTTCTTCCACTTTCCATGGCTTCCAAAGCTGATCCATTAGCCAGCAAAGGATGCCTATGTTGAGTTTGTGTGCCTAGCGACCAGCCTGTATTTAGACCAAAATTCGATCTAAATCCAACCTAGATAGTATTTTCAGCCTTACTTTTCTTCAGTAATATTGCTTGTACAGTTCTGCGTTGTTGGTAGATAATAGTAATTGAGAAACCCTATCATACATAGGATCTCACTGAATCAGGGAGAGTAGGAGAATCTCAATCACCTACAACAATTTATTTTGACAATCTGGTTAAATCCATACAATATATGCAAGTACTCCTGCTTTTATGCATGGTTTAGGTCGCGGAACCATCCCTTcaataaatatgataattttttccAGTTATATACAATCATCAAAGAAGGAATTATCCCAATCccattcctttgttttttttttttttttccactatatgatgcatatggtcgtcatattaaataaagtttgatGCCATAACTtgattaacaaattaaatgaaaatttaaaaatatcaaattaatacaCATTATTTTCTTACAGAAACAATTAATAAATGACAAATTTGAGGTATACATTAATATTAGAACAAGCTTTTgggagaaaatataaaagaatcaTTCAAATTACAATATTTTGAACTACTATTATCACTGTATCAGCAATACATGCTTTGGTCAACGCGAACTTTGATACCAGAACAACAAAAAGTCAACACTACTTCAAGCTTTTCTTGGGATTTGGTGACCGTGCATCTCGGAGTCTCTTCTCATCAGAGAGTAGCGTTGCAAACCTGCAAGCAGGACATAGTCAACTGTACTGTTATAAcagattttttataattaacacAATTATAAAAATGTCTAATACCTTGATCAATTTAATTTCATTCCATACCTTTTAAGAGCCTCTTCATTAGTGCCACCATTTTCAACTGGCTCAGAGAGACCTGTCTCCAAGTTCACCCTTGAAACTGGTTTCTTCAGCAGCCTTTCTCCGATTTTCACAAGGTTGTCCAAGTTTTCCTCGGTTGTGACATCAACTGAAGCATCTTTTCCACGTAGTGTGTCATCCTAATTTGACATAGTTCAAGCAAAAATATTCAGTGCACAGGAAGCTTTAAGCCAAAAGCCAAATGGAAATTAACATGAGCATGTATAGGAGCATACTTGGATTCGGAGGTAGTTATCTTCAGAATGAAGGGCTTGGAAAACCATGGAAATGTGGAAATCAACCATATCTGCACTTGCTTGCATGAACACATCCACCAAAGGAGTGGAACCACCATGAAGTAGCCAACCCAAAACGCCCCATTTGGATGCCATTTTGGCATTGTATTTCTGTTCCGACTTTGGAGAGCCAGTGCCTATTGAGATCACTAGAAAGCGGCCAAAGTCCATGGGCTTAATTGGGAAGAAATCTGGGTTTCTGTCGAAAACCTGTTTTGTTACTTGGGTTATGGCAACTAAAGCCTGGACCATGGtgccaaaagaagaaaaaagacacAAGTCAGgttaatatttcaataatgaCTCTTtgttatcttattacttttaaGTGATAATCATAGTACCGGATTATTTGCGGCAACACCACCATCAATAAGATCGAATTCCtgtgtttttccttctttatctTGGTTTTTAAAGAAATAGGCAGGAAAGTATGTTGGTGCTGCAGAGCTACCAATGCATATGTCAGCCAGTGGAGCATCCAAACATGGGGATCTTTTCACCTGCATATATGAGGTTAAGATTTTGTCACATgcatatttaattattagtaaATGCCATAGCCGTCAAAATTAATCTAGACACAACCCTTGCCCATCAATTGGGCTGCCAACCCACCCAAACCCAATTCAACGGGGGGCCGAAAAGGTAAagccagagagagagagcaagagCAACCTCATAGGTGGAGAAAATGGTTGGCTGCAAACTCTTGATATCAAAGGTTGGAATAACCACGCTGGTCAAGGTCTCATGCAACCGGGTCCCTCCTAGTTTCTCCTTTATGAGGCGTTTGAGGTATTTCCCATCGTACTTGGGCCCAACTATTGATCTCAGTATGCTCATGATCCAGCCAAAAATACCCCTgccattaaaataaaatgcacGCTTCCGTTAGTTAACCTTTGAAATTCCAACTATATGTAATCCTAGGTTTTCACATAATCTTATGAATCAATCTTCAAAAGAGAAGCAAGGGCATTCAAGTGTCAAATGTTACCTTGTCTGTGGAAAGATTTTAGGGCCATGCTCCAGATAAAAGGGCTTGATGTCTTTGGCTGCAAATAGAGGACGCTTCTGATCATCCGGAGCAGTCAGCATAGCAGTCACAATACCACCTGTGCTTGTTCCAGCAATCACGTCGAAGTAGTCTGCAATCCTTGCATCATCACCATCCAGCTCCTGATTCAATATTGTATTGTTTGTGGTTAATGTGACCTAAATCCATTATCTTATCTTGTATTTAACGCTTTTCCAATACAGGAAACTTgcattcttttataattttctatgaGGATTGCTTGTGCTATGCGACAtacaacaaatttaaaaatatggagTTAAGGAGGGTAATCAGGTGAGTGGGATTTAATTATTAGTATTTGGATTGTAAATTGTTCAGTGTTGTTTAAAGTTGTGTAGggatcatttttaaagaaaagcaCTCTAAGAACCCTACTTCGATAGAGATTAATTATATACAAATGATCATCACATAATCTTAAATAATTTCTACCTGAAGTCGTGTTTCCAGGCGAGCAAGGATAGTTGCCGGGATGATGCCCCTGATACCACCTCCATCAATACTAAGAATGGTGACTAGGTTACCATAAGTTGGGGGCTGGATTTGAGGTAAGAGTGATTTCTCCATCTGAGAAGTAATGAATGTAGGATTGTGTGCACTGAGTGATTAACTTACAACAAGAAACTAAGAAAGCCTCGTATAAGAAAAAGATGAGAACAAGAAAAGAGCTCGAGGCACCAAGAAAGATGGCCTTGAATAAGGTAAGGATgagaagaaagaaagtaaaCTCAAAGTTGTCTTCGCTCTTATGTTGGGTTGCATTATTCATAATCAATTTATAGGCAAATCCCGCAGCAAAGCGTGTACTAGAGAATGCAATTACTGATGAGgatttgaaaatcaagaaaattcgAGGAACATGCGATGGCCATAGGAGTACTGCATGCTCATCTTTGACATTGTCCACGGTCCAAAGTAATATTTCTGAGACTGCAAACTTTCATACATTTTTTGAAGATACAGAATTTCCTTGCGTGAGAACTAATGATTGACGAGTAGGTAATGTAATATGCTCATCAAGTCTCAGCTTCAAACACAAAGGCCCATTCCCAAACCTTCTTTTAGTATGTGGTCAACGTACTCCAACAATAGGATATTGTTTATCAGTCACCTTAATTAATGTTTCCGCACGCCCAGAATGGGGCGTGGTTTTAGCATCAAGGAATTATCATCTTCATTTGCTTGTTTGAATTGTGATGTATGACCGATGAGTTGTCCCAATCGTTAGG contains the following coding sequences:
- the LOC100248840 gene encoding patatin-like protein 2, which gives rise to MEKSLLPQIQPPTYGNLVTILSIDGGGIRGIIPATILARLETRLQELDGDDARIADYFDVIAGTSTGGIVTAMLTAPDDQKRPLFAAKDIKPFYLEHGPKIFPQTRGIFGWIMSILRSIVGPKYDGKYLKRLIKEKLGGTRLHETLTSVVIPTFDIKSLQPTIFSTYEVKRSPCLDAPLADICIGSSAAPTYFPAYFFKNQDKEGKTQEFDLIDGGVAANNPALVAITQVTKQVFDRNPDFFPIKPMDFGRFLVISIGTGSPKSEQKYNAKMASKWGVLGWLLHGGSTPLVDVFMQASADMVDFHISMVFQALHSEDNYLRIQDDTLRGKDASVDVTTEENLDNLVKIGERLLKKPVSRVNLETGLSEPVENGGTNEEALKRFATLLSDEKRLRDARSPNPKKSLK